One Pectobacterium polaris DNA window includes the following coding sequences:
- a CDS encoding SRPBCC family protein, producing MFPSFLRRTAAKNGSYANEISSSITINRPAERLFDLWRKPETLPILMGHFASIEILNYTDSNWRINTPIGALIEWQARIIDEKPGEYIHWRSLEGARVPNEGRLSFQPATSEAGTTVTLTIRYNPPGGLIGKKIGQMFDMFSRDMLTKTLYRFKKLAEDELA from the coding sequence GTGTTTCCCTCTTTCTTAAGAAGAACCGCAGCGAAAAACGGCAGTTATGCCAATGAAATCAGCAGTAGCATCACGATCAATCGTCCGGCAGAGCGCTTGTTTGATCTCTGGCGAAAACCGGAAACGTTGCCAATCCTGATGGGTCATTTCGCCAGTATTGAGATACTGAACTATACCGACTCTAACTGGCGGATTAACACGCCGATTGGCGCGCTCATTGAGTGGCAGGCTCGTATTATTGACGAAAAACCGGGGGAGTATATCCACTGGCGTTCGCTGGAAGGGGCACGGGTTCCGAATGAAGGCCGGCTTTCTTTTCAACCTGCCACATCGGAAGCGGGTACAACCGTAACGTTGACCATTCGCTACAACCCACCGGGGGGCTTGATCGGGAAAAAGATCGGCCAAATGTTTGATATGTTTTCTCGCGATATGCTGACAAAAACGCTCTATCGTTTTAAAAAATTAGCGGAGGATGAACTGGCCTAA
- a CDS encoding MarC family NAAT transporter: protein MLELIQTIGLGLVLILPLANPLTTVAVFLAMSGNMSQGERNRQIFQASLYVFIIMTVAYYAGQVVMNTFGISIPGLRIAGGLIVAFIGFRMLFPQQKPEHAPEVKSKKEEINDSFSANEVNIAFVPLAMPSTAGPGTIALIISSASQIKSGVDITPWVITVAPVLTFMLISLIVWLSLKSSGLIMRLIGKSGIEAISRLMGFLLVCMGVQFIINGTLEIVHTLH from the coding sequence ATGCTGGAATTGATTCAAACCATTGGTCTTGGTCTGGTGTTAATCCTACCACTCGCGAACCCACTGACAACGGTAGCGGTATTTTTGGCGATGTCCGGCAACATGAGCCAAGGGGAACGAAATCGTCAGATCTTTCAAGCTTCACTCTACGTCTTCATCATTATGACCGTCGCGTACTACGCGGGTCAGGTCGTAATGAATACCTTCGGAATTTCCATTCCCGGATTGCGTATTGCCGGCGGGCTCATCGTGGCATTTATCGGTTTTCGCATGCTTTTTCCTCAGCAAAAGCCAGAACATGCACCTGAAGTCAAAAGCAAAAAAGAAGAAATCAACGACAGTTTCTCCGCCAATGAAGTCAATATCGCTTTCGTGCCGCTAGCGATGCCCAGCACCGCGGGGCCAGGAACCATTGCTCTCATCATTAGTTCTGCCTCACAAATCAAGAGCGGTGTCGATATCACGCCATGGGTGATTACCGTAGCCCCCGTACTCACGTTTATGTTGATCAGCCTGATCGTCTGGCTCAGTCTGAAAAGCTCTGGCCTGATTATGCGTCTGATCGGGAAAAGTGGCATTGAAGCCATTTCACGGCTGATGGGATTTCTGCTGGTTTGCATGGGCGTGCAGTTCATCATTAACGGTACGCTGGAGATCGTACATACCCTGCATTAA
- a CDS encoding sensor domain-containing diguanylate cyclase — translation MKIKKRFPINLRSLILSLAIISMIITLTNAYVAVYNVQKKLITDQILSSNLNYSSKLAATTESFLSSSLQELAYSAMSIADSFNDDATLLEKSEQTYRMSQSFNSIFVADTQNQIHAVYPTSLNLKGSTLTSDASKLALVEQKPLISQPYISVTGNLIVLVSSPIKDKQGNYLGYIGGTIYLKNQSVLNEFMNTHFYNDYSSVYVIDKSGIVLYHQDKQWVGKPVSDERIKNALHNKKSGTAAMPDMKGTPSLAGFDTVNSSGWIIITLHPSQTVIDLLSSVMRSVVYEGAPVMALTLIALTLLAFYIANPLRLLAVSASKMEESGVIEKIKKVPSWYFEVEQLKRVILFGTLLLHKRIGKLSLQAHTDPLTGLLNRRGIYENIELILSKSNQVAAIVIDIDHFKRVNDTYGHNIGDDVIRLLAKNIKQGSRESDLICRTGGEEFLALLPDTDMTQAADIAERLRKKVEKMPLPIPENITISLGVTCFIPGMEQIDSVLKIADDALYQAKHEGRNRVVIKVASDHSVSHDTE, via the coding sequence ATGAAAATAAAAAAACGATTCCCAATCAATTTGCGTTCACTCATTTTATCTCTCGCGATTATCAGCATGATCATCACGCTGACCAATGCCTATGTTGCTGTTTATAATGTACAAAAAAAGCTCATTACCGATCAGATACTGAGTTCAAACCTTAACTATTCTTCCAAGTTAGCGGCGACCACAGAAAGTTTTTTATCTTCGTCACTGCAGGAGCTGGCTTACAGCGCGATGTCGATAGCGGACAGTTTTAATGACGATGCGACGCTACTGGAAAAAAGTGAGCAGACATACCGCATGAGCCAGAGTTTTAACTCTATTTTCGTTGCGGATACCCAGAATCAGATACATGCGGTTTACCCAACCTCGCTGAACCTGAAAGGAAGCACTCTGACCTCTGATGCCAGCAAACTGGCGCTCGTGGAACAAAAACCGTTAATCAGCCAGCCTTATATTTCTGTTACGGGAAATTTGATCGTGCTGGTTTCCTCCCCGATAAAAGACAAACAGGGAAATTATCTCGGTTACATCGGCGGAACCATTTATTTAAAAAATCAAAGCGTCTTAAACGAATTCATGAACACCCATTTCTATAACGATTACTCCAGCGTTTACGTGATCGATAAAAGTGGGATTGTTCTCTATCATCAGGATAAGCAGTGGGTCGGCAAGCCCGTCAGCGACGAGAGAATTAAAAACGCGCTTCATAACAAGAAGAGTGGCACCGCCGCGATGCCCGATATGAAAGGTACGCCGTCTTTGGCGGGTTTTGATACGGTCAATTCATCCGGCTGGATCATCATTACTTTGCACCCTTCTCAAACCGTTATCGATTTGCTCAGCAGCGTGATGCGTTCCGTTGTATACGAAGGTGCCCCGGTAATGGCATTAACGCTTATCGCGCTCACCCTACTCGCCTTCTATATCGCCAACCCTCTGCGCTTGCTGGCGGTTTCTGCCAGTAAAATGGAGGAGTCCGGCGTGATTGAAAAAATCAAGAAAGTCCCCTCCTGGTATTTTGAGGTTGAGCAGCTAAAACGCGTCATTCTTTTCGGTACCCTGCTGCTGCACAAGCGGATTGGCAAACTGAGTTTGCAGGCCCACACCGATCCACTCACCGGATTACTCAATCGCCGTGGTATCTATGAAAACATTGAACTCATTCTGTCGAAGAGTAATCAGGTTGCCGCCATCGTAATTGATATCGACCATTTCAAACGCGTGAATGATACCTACGGACACAATATCGGCGATGACGTCATCAGGCTGTTGGCGAAAAATATAAAACAGGGCTCGCGTGAATCCGATCTGATTTGCCGCACTGGCGGAGAGGAATTCCTCGCACTTCTGCCCGATACGGACATGACGCAGGCCGCTGATATTGCCGAACGGCTGCGTAAAAAAGTGGAAAAAATGCCGCTGCCAATTCCTGAGAACATCACGATTTCACTCGGCGTCACCTGTTTTATTCCGGGAATGGAGCAGATCGATAGCGTCTTGAAAATCGCGGACGACGCCCTCTATCAGGCCAAGCATGAAGGCAGAAACCGAGTCGTTATCAAAGTCGCTTCCGATCATTCAGTTAGTCACGACACGGAATAG
- a CDS encoding MFS transporter, with protein MMMSTLSSEADIRTQQAPGNVLIFSMAAASGISVANIYYNQPMLGVIGESFTSNGAISLIPTVTQLGYALGLLLLVPLGDKFDRRRLIVWQFLMLALASAFAALSTSAVALLGASLLIGFGATAAQQIVPAAAALADAKQRGAIVGTVMSGLLSGILLSRTIAGLVAESAGWRAMFWLSVPLALAGAWAMGRMLLASPSNQTVRYRELMRSLVTLWQDERALRKATLIQALLFASFSAFWSVLALYLESGRFQMGAAAAGLFGVIGVAGIFAAPLAGRLADSVGSRPVVIAGALLTLLSWAIFIGFDSIIGLIIGVVLLDLGVQSALIANQHVIYGLGEAVRGRINTVFMGGMFLGGAAGSSVAMVAWHQGGWLMVGGLASVLTIMALLVALMKTQKASL; from the coding sequence ATGATGATGAGCACATTATCCAGCGAAGCCGATATCAGAACGCAGCAGGCTCCCGGCAACGTATTGATTTTCTCAATGGCGGCAGCCAGTGGTATTTCTGTTGCCAATATCTATTACAACCAACCGATGCTGGGCGTGATCGGCGAAAGCTTTACGTCGAACGGGGCAATCTCGCTGATTCCAACCGTGACGCAACTGGGCTATGCCTTGGGGCTACTACTGCTGGTTCCGCTCGGCGATAAGTTTGACCGCCGTCGGCTGATCGTGTGGCAATTTTTGATGTTGGCACTGGCTTCTGCATTTGCGGCCTTGTCGACATCGGCTGTCGCGTTATTAGGTGCGTCGCTGCTCATCGGTTTTGGGGCGACCGCCGCACAGCAGATTGTTCCGGCTGCGGCGGCACTTGCCGATGCGAAACAGCGCGGCGCGATTGTCGGAACGGTGATGAGCGGACTATTAAGCGGCATTCTGCTTAGCCGTACGATTGCGGGACTAGTGGCGGAAAGTGCGGGCTGGCGGGCGATGTTCTGGCTGAGCGTGCCGCTGGCGTTAGCGGGCGCGTGGGCAATGGGAAGAATGTTACTGGCTTCACCATCGAATCAAACCGTTCGTTACCGTGAGCTGATGCGTTCGCTGGTAACGCTGTGGCAGGATGAACGCGCATTGCGTAAGGCCACGCTAATTCAGGCGCTGCTGTTTGCATCGTTCAGCGCGTTCTGGAGTGTGCTTGCGCTGTATCTGGAAAGCGGACGTTTTCAAATGGGCGCCGCCGCCGCGGGCCTGTTCGGCGTGATTGGCGTCGCGGGGATTTTTGCGGCTCCGCTGGCGGGAAGGCTGGCCGATAGCGTCGGCAGTCGCCCAGTTGTGATTGCTGGTGCGCTGCTGACACTGCTCTCATGGGCAATATTCATCGGTTTCGATTCCATTATTGGCCTGATTATCGGTGTTGTCCTGCTCGATCTCGGCGTACAAAGTGCGTTAATTGCCAATCAACATGTGATTTACGGGCTCGGTGAAGCGGTCAGAGGCCGGATCAATACCGTATTCATGGGCGGTATGTTTCTGGGGGGCGCCGCTGGCTCCTCAGTTGCGATGGTCGCATGGCATCAGGGAGGATGGTTGATGGTCGGAGGGCTAGCCAGCGTTCTGACAATCATGGCGCTGCTGGTTGCGCTGATGAAAACCCAAAAAGCGTCATTGTGA